In bacterium, the DNA window ATCGTCAAGTTTAGCTTCGAGCGGCTGATCAATCCCGATACGAAGTCGCCGGCGGCGAGCTTGTTCGGGACGCTCGATCGCGTGGAAGTCGTCGATAAGTACACCGTCAACTTCGTCAACAAGGCGCCCGACCCGATCTGGCCCGCGCGGCTCGCGGGCGACCTCGATTTCGTCGTCCCGATGACTTACATACAGGACAAGGGCGACGCAAACTTTGCGCAGCACCCGGTTGGGACTGGCCCATATCGATTCGTCGAGTGGCGAAAAGGCGAGCAGGTCGTCCTGGATGCCAATCCAGATTATTGGAGAGGGGCGCCCAAGCAGATTCGTCGATTGGTCTTCAAACCGATCCCCGACGCTGCTACCCGCGTGGCCGCGCTTCAATCGGGCGCCGTGGATATCATTAATGAGCTTCCAGTTGCGCTGCTTACGACGCTCGAGCGCGACCCTCGCATATACGTGACATCGGCGGAGGGGTCCAGCGGACTGTTCTTTATCGGGGCCGACATGCGGTTCGGGGGACCGCTGGCCAATAAGAAGGTCCGGCAAGCCCTCAACTACGCCGTCAACGTGGACAGCATCATCAAGAACGTCATGCAGGGTCAGGCTGTGCGGACCCCTACGCTGGTGGGCCCATTCACGTGGGGCTACGCGGCACTCAAGCCATATCCATATGATCCCGACAAAGCGAAGCAGCTGCTCACGGAGGCAGGATTTGCCGGTGGGTTTGACGTGACGTTCAACGCGAGCCCCACTCGATGGTCGGAGGGGAAGGAAATCGTAGAGGCGATTACCGCCGATCTCAACAAGGTCGGCGTTCGCGCGAAGCTCAAGTACCAGGAATGGGCGACGTACGTGGACATGCTGTGGAGCAACAAGCCTCATGACCTGTACATCCGTACCTGGTCAACGGGAGACAAACTTGACGCCGATACGCCCATGTTCTTGATTCTCCGATCGGGAGTCGCGAGTTCTACCTACAGCAACCCTGAGGTCGACACCCTGCTCGACGCAGAACGGCGCGAGCTGCGGCCCGACGTACGGAAGAAGTTGTTCGGACAAATCCAGGAGCGCATCATGGAGGACCCACCCGCGGTCTTCCTCTTCGCTGGGAACGCGATTTACGGGGTCAACCGGCGGTTGCGTTGGAAGGCTCCTCACGACTACCGCATGTGGCTGACCGATCTCGCAGTGGTCGGGCGCTGAGGCGCGACGGCGGGGTCTCGGCGCCGCCGAGGAGGTAACGGTGCCTGTCGCCGCGGAGAGGACCCAGCCCCCAGCGGCGATGCTGCTATCCGACGAGACGCTCGATGCCCGGTTGCGGCGTCTCGCCGAATCGTCACGGGTGAGAGTCGAGCGCCTCGGACATTCGCACGAGGGCCGGCCAATCTGGGCCATCATCATTGGCATGGCCGAGACATTGGAACGGCTTCCGTACCACGAGGCTCAGAATCACCGGTTGGCAGGGCCGCGGGTCCGGTTCCGCACCCTTGAGGAATTCGAGATTGGATCGGAGGGACCGGTGCCTGGAGCCTCACAGACTAAGGTTTCGGTCCTCGTAGCCGGTGGTTCATTTGGATTTGAGGCCGCGCATGTGGAGGCCCTGGTCGAGTTGGCCGAATGCCTGGCAACGTCTTCCGAGCCCCGTGTCGAGCGCATTCTTGAACGGTTGCTGATCGTCATCATTCCGCTGATGAATCCTGATGGGCGCGCCGCCGCTATTGCGGAATGGCTGGGGTCCCCGTTGGCGGTAGGACATCAGGGCAGCGGGAACGCCTACGGGTTCCCGGTCAATCGGGACTTCTTCAACCTGTCGCAGCTGGAGACGCAAGCCGTACGGGTCGCAATCAATCGATTCCATCCCGTGGCGGCCTATGATCCGCACGAGGATATGTACCACTTGAGCCACACTCTGCCCTACGTGTGCTGGACGCCACCGTTCGCTCGACCCTACCATCCGGAGATCGATTCGAGGATCCTAGACTGCATCGGCCGCCTGGGTGGCGCGATCGCCGAGGAATGGCAGCGCCGCGGATTCAACTATCTGTACCATCCCGAGGGCGATCATGGGTTCCTATCACTCTTTCGGCTGGGAGGGCGGCTTCACTTGGATCTTTGCCTGCAGGGCGTGCCCGCGCTGATCACCGAAAGCGCTCGCAGGCCCGGGTCCCAAACCTGGGAGGATCGCATTGCCCAGAAAATGACCGCAGGCCTTGCTTTCCTTTCTGAAGTGGCAAGCCAATCCGACAGGTATCTGGCCGCCCGGTACGCCGTGAGGCGCGACCTGGAGACTCCCGATGCATTCGTACTCCCTCGGGCGGCAAACACGGAGGGTACTCTGGCGTCAGTGGTGGAACCGTTGTTGCAGCATCAGGTGCTCGTTTTTTCTGCGACCGATCCGGAAGCCGCTTATATCATCCCCACGCATCAGCCCGACGGCCGATTCGTACGCGCGCTGCTTAGCCAGGCGGCGTGGAACCATGTCGCGCTCCCTCCGCAAGTGGGGGCAACGTGCCTGCGGCTGTCGGCGCTGCCCGCGGAACAGCAAACCGGTTGGTGGCAGGCACAATTGGAACCAGTATTGAGCCTGCCGATACGGCACCACGGGCAGGCGGACGGCGGAGTGAGGCGGGAAGGGGTCGTCATCGCGAATGACGCTGAAGGGATCGCAGCCACCAACCGCTTGCTCAATCACGGTGCCGAGGTATGGCGTGTTTCCAGCGGCTGGTTCGGCGTCGTCGGGCAGCCCCGGGGAGTAGTTCGCGGGGTGGTTGGGGAAGCCGTTTCGGGACGCGCGGTTCCCGACGCTGGAGATCATCGAATAGCTCGGCCACGAATCGCGCTCTATGTGGGGCAAGGTGTGGACCAACGACATCACCTGCTCTCCGGTAGCGTTCGGTTTGCGCTGGAGCGGCTTGGGTTTCCTTATGTGCCGATCGAGGCCGAGAACGTGCGCGCCGGCGAGCTACGGCAGTTCCAACTGCTCATCGTGCC includes these proteins:
- a CDS encoding ABC transporter substrate-binding protein, translating into MTRSGTVARSAAAAMVAAVTALWAGLVPPTTTAQAGATVTIAQPADAITMDPQKHAVAFTDNVLVNVFEPLIRKDPYSTDPDKALQPWLAESWREFGPKRWQIKLRKGIKFHDGEELTAAIVKFSFERLINPDTKSPAASLFGTLDRVEVVDKYTVNFVNKAPDPIWPARLAGDLDFVVPMTYIQDKGDANFAQHPVGTGPYRFVEWRKGEQVVLDANPDYWRGAPKQIRRLVFKPIPDAATRVAALQSGAVDIINELPVALLTTLERDPRIYVTSAEGSSGLFFIGADMRFGGPLANKKVRQALNYAVNVDSIIKNVMQGQAVRTPTLVGPFTWGYAALKPYPYDPDKAKQLLTEAGFAGGFDVTFNASPTRWSEGKEIVEAITADLNKVGVRAKLKYQEWATYVDMLWSNKPHDLYIRTWSTGDKLDADTPMFLILRSGVASSTYSNPEVDTLLDAERRELRPDVRKKLFGQIQERIMEDPPAVFLFAGNAIYGVNRRLRWKAPHDYRMWLTDLAVVGR
- a CDS encoding M14 family zinc carboxypeptidase, which translates into the protein MPVAAERTQPPAAMLLSDETLDARLRRLAESSRVRVERLGHSHEGRPIWAIIIGMAETLERLPYHEAQNHRLAGPRVRFRTLEEFEIGSEGPVPGASQTKVSVLVAGGSFGFEAAHVEALVELAECLATSSEPRVERILERLLIVIIPLMNPDGRAAAIAEWLGSPLAVGHQGSGNAYGFPVNRDFFNLSQLETQAVRVAINRFHPVAAYDPHEDMYHLSHTLPYVCWTPPFARPYHPEIDSRILDCIGRLGGAIAEEWQRRGFNYLYHPEGDHGFLSLFRLGGRLHLDLCLQGVPALITESARRPGSQTWEDRIAQKMTAGLAFLSEVASQSDRYLAARYAVRRDLETPDAFVLPRAANTEGTLASVVEPLLQHQVLVFSATDPEAAYIIPTHQPDGRFVRALLSQAAWNHVALPPQVGATCLRLSALPAEQQTGWWQAQLEPVLSLPIRHHGQADGGVRREGVVIANDAEGIAATNRLLNHGAEVWRVSSGWFGVVGQPRGVVRGVVGEAVSGRAVPDAGDHRIARPRIALYVGQGVDQRHHLLSGSVRFALERLGFPYVPIEAENVRAGELRQFQLLIVPGGWGPEIVYGWEDPEPPWQRPGTRDGLGDEGLRAIYAFVENGGRYLGIGSGGGILASTEFLGLVDSDLVDEMLGEARAFIQVTQGHPLFYGVRSFTDEKGSTIPSRLAVPYYSEPFAGLHGGPIFKAGPHAQVLAEYVAIDDPKSVRESAYFDAEAHTPAILYQPVGRGWAAVFVFEPYLRGVWRSTLPLLANAVFLAGLAP